GGGCTATATTTGGATTCAGGAAGCAACAACTCCTCTTCAAGAAGAGGACTTAGCATTTTTAGAAGAGATCACTCCTCATATTGGTAAGCTCATATATGATGTGTATAACAAATTAAATGCCTCGGATAGCCGTAAGGATGAATTACTTTGGAAGCTTATACATCAAGAATATGGTAGTGAGCAGCAATTCAGACATGATGCAACCATTGCGAAACTTACTTTGCCTGAACGTTTTTCTGTACTGATTTTTTCCTTAACCAATCCTCAGCAAAGGTACTTATTAGATTATCTTCAAGAAATCGTGAATAAATTTCCAGAAAGAAAACGTATTTACTTATTAAAAACAGAATTTCAGATTGTAATGATTGTTCATGGTAATAGGGGAGATGAAGGCCTGATAACCGAAGAAGCTCGCTATGTTATCCATAAAATCAAAGAGCAAATTGGTTACGCAGAATTCTATAGGTTCATGATTGGGCTAGGGAAGGAATATCAGCGACTTATCGATGTACGAAAAAGTTTTCTGGAAGCGTTAGAAGTGATCGAAACAGCAAACTTTATTGAACCTAGACCAGAAACAATGCCTCGTGAGTTCTCAAAATTAGGAGTATATCGTTACTTAGCTACTTTATATGAAAAAAATAGCTCAGAAGATTACTTTAGTCAGGATCTACTAAAGTTAATCAGTAAAGATATCGATAGCCATACCGATTTGTTAAAAACATTAGAAGTGTATCTTGCTAATAATGGTAAAGGTAAACAATCAGCAAATGAACTATTTATACATCCAAATACGCTGAATTATCGAATCAAACAAATACTTGAGATTACCAATATTGACTTTAATGATTTTAATATGAAGAGCTATCTATACACGGAATTACTATTATTAAACAACGTTCCAGCTTACTACAAACGCTATAAAGATGCGATTAAAACAAACTTAGGCAAAGAATAAAACGATGCGCATTTCTCAATGGATTTGCGCTCTTTTCTTTTGTACCATTAAACAACTTCTAGTAGTCTACTAAAGGAGAGGATATTTATGAAAACTTGGAAAACATTAGACTCAGAATATATTGTTCAGTCACCTTTTGGCAATGTTCGGAGAGACAAATGCGAACTTCCAAACGGAAACATCATTGATGACTTTTATGTAAATGAATATAGTGACTGGGTGAATGCGATTGTTATAACAAAAGAAGAGAAGGTAGTACTTGTAAAACAATACCGACAAGGGGCAAAAGATTTTTTTACGGAAATTCCTGGTGGCATGATTGAAGAAGGGGAGACATATGAAGCTGGTATATTGAGAGAAGTACAAGAAGAAACCGGTTTTACTTCGGACGATCCCCCTGTATTATTAGGTGAATTTATGGTAAATCCAGCTGAACAAAATAATAAAGTTCATACATTTCTTATTTCCAATGCATATCTTGGGTTTCATCAACACCTAGATGAAAACGAAGACATTGAAATAGAGGTAATA
This genomic stretch from Pontibacillus yanchengensis harbors:
- a CDS encoding helix-turn-helix domain-containing protein; translated protein: MDAKQLIFQTEDIHKATELISSSLKKPVIIENKNFELISYSSSLDEFDQTQQKTILSKKCPIFIIDRLKKEGIVQKLEKQPSPIRVGPIEELGFYQRVVIAAHHLRHTMGYIWIQEATTPLQEEDLAFLEEITPHIGKLIYDVYNKLNASDSRKDELLWKLIHQEYGSEQQFRHDATIAKLTLPERFSVLIFSLTNPQQRYLLDYLQEIVNKFPERKRIYLLKTEFQIVMIVHGNRGDEGLITEEARYVIHKIKEQIGYAEFYRFMIGLGKEYQRLIDVRKSFLEALEVIETANFIEPRPETMPREFSKLGVYRYLATLYEKNSSEDYFSQDLLKLISKDIDSHTDLLKTLEVYLANNGKGKQSANELFIHPNTLNYRIKQILEITNIDFNDFNMKSYLYTELLLLNNVPAYYKRYKDAIKTNLGKE
- a CDS encoding NUDIX hydrolase is translated as MKTWKTLDSEYIVQSPFGNVRRDKCELPNGNIIDDFYVNEYSDWVNAIVITKEEKVVLVKQYRQGAKDFFTEIPGGMIEEGETYEAGILREVQEETGFTSDDPPVLLGEFMVNPAEQNNKVHTFLISNAYLGFHQHLDENEDIEIEVIDLETMKKRIEQGKLTQLFTVTAYSIAVARGLV